Proteins from one Eubalaena glacialis isolate mEubGla1 chromosome 8, mEubGla1.1.hap2.+ XY, whole genome shotgun sequence genomic window:
- the ATG9B gene encoding autophagy-related protein 9B — MGWGGRRRQLGRWRDLERGSVPLLPGPLPPLPPPPGWGPEGGRVSIFSLAPAPHTKSTPSSVPSSAPGPPYPAVQAPGSSQPRSSTLPTPATPATQPRPAMTPISAPPSWGSHSAPPPRRCPQDPPGLRKGPLIPEQVYERLDDCDPEGSQDSALHGEEQQPLLHVPEGLRGSWHHVQNLDSFFTKIYSYHQRSGFACILLEDVFQLGQFIFIVTFTTFLLHCVDYSVLFANQPNNRTRPGSLHSKVTLSDAILPSSQCAQQIRSSPLLVFLLILAAAFWLFQLLRSVCKLFSYWDIQVFYREALDIPPEELSSVPWAEVQSRLLALQRSGGLCVQPRPLTELDVHHRILRYTNYQVALANKGLLPARCAVPWGGSAAFLSRGLALNVDLLLFRGPFSFFRGGWELPDAYKRSDRRAALAARWRRTVLLLAAVNLALSPLVLAWQLLHAFYSRAEVLRREPGALGTRRWSRLARLQLRHFNELPHELRARLARAYCPAAAFLRAAAPPAPLLALLARQLVFFAGALFAALLVLTVYDEDVLSVEHVLTAMTALGIVATVARSFIPGEQGQGRPPQILLPAALAHMHYLPEETGPAGRTSAYRQMARLLQYRAVSLAEELLSPLLTPLFLLFWFRPRALEIIDFFRHFTVDVAGVGDICSFALMDVKRHGHPQWLSEGETEASLSERAEDGKTELSLMRFSLLHPQWCPPGHSSKFLGHLRGRVQQDAAAWGASSVRSTPSPGILSNSASPLQEAFPANLSMQPLVPPQDLSPIVPCPAAATASLLASISRMTQDSSCVSPGGIGGQKLAQLPELASAEMSLHAIYLHQLHWRQQQELWGEASPSSLSRPWSSPPQTLSPEEEKPSWSSDGSSPASSPRQQWRTQRTRNLFPGGFQEPTDTQKEPGQATSTD; from the exons GGCAGCTGGGGCGGTGGCGAGACCTGGAGCGTGGATCCGTGCCCCTCCTCcccgggccactgcctcctcttcctcctcctccgggTTGGGGACCTGAGGGAGGGAGGGTCTCCATCTTCTCTCTGGCCCCTGCCCCTCACACAAAAAGCACCCCTTCCTCAGTTCCTTCTTCAGCCCCGGGGCCCCCCTACCCAGCGGTGCAGGCCCCAGGGTCTTCTCAGCCTCGCTCTAGTACCCTCCCCACTCCCGCTACCCCCGCCACGCAGCCCCGGCCTGCAATGACGCCCATCTCTGCTCCCCCTTCCTGGGGGTCccactctgcccctcccccacgtCGATGCCCCCAGGACCCTCCTGGGCTGCGGAAAGGCCCTCTAATCCCTGAGCAGGTTTATGAGCGGCTGGATGACTGTGACCCTGAGGGGTCCCAAGATTCAGCCCTCCATGGGGAGGAACAGCAGCCCCTGCTTCATGTGCCTGAAGGGCTCCGAG GCTCCTGGCACCACGTCCAGAACCTGGACAGCTTCTTCACCAAG ATCTACAGCTACCACCAGAGGAGTGGCTTTGCCTGTATCCTGCTGGAGGATGTCTTCCAGCTGGG ACAATTCATTTTCATTGTCACCTTCACAACCTTCCTTCTTCACTGTGTGGATTACAGCGTTCTCTTTGCCAACCAACCAAATAACCGAACAAGACCTGGGTCGCTCCACAGCAAAGTGACCTTGTCAGATGCTATCCTACCCTCATCCCAGTGTGCCCAGCA GATCCGCTCCAGCCCCCTGCTGGTCTTCCTGCTCATCCTGGCTGCTGCCTTCTGGCTGTTCCAGCTGCTTCGCTCGGTCTGCAAACTCTTCAGCTACTGGGACATCCAGGTGTTTTACAGGGAGGCCCTGGACATCCCCCCA gaggagctcagctcggtgccctGGGCAGAGGTGCAGTCCCGCCTCCTGGCGCTGCAGAGGAGCGGGGGGCTGTGCGTGCAGCCGAGGCCGCTGACGGAGCTGGACGTCCACCACCGCATCCTGCGCTACACCAACTACCAGGTGGCGCTGGCCAACAAGGGCCTGCTGCCGGCCCGCTGCGCCGTGCCCTGGGGAGGCAGCGCGGCCTTCCTCAGCCGCGGCCTGGCGCTCAACGTCGATCTGCTCCTCTTCCGCGGGCCCTTCTCGTTCTTCCGCGGCGGCTGGGAGCTGCCCGACGCCTACAAGCGCAGCGACCGGCGGGCCGCCCTGGCCGCGCGCTGGCGGCGCACGGTGCTGCTGCTGGCGGCCGTCAACCTGGCGCTGAGCCCGCTGGTGCTGGCCTGgcagctgctgcacgccttcTACAGCCGCGCGGAGGTGCTGCGGCGCGAGCCCGGCGCGCTGGGGACGCGCCGCTGGTCCCGCCTGGCCCGCCTGCAGCTGCGCCACTTCAACGAGCTGCCGCACGAGCTGCGCGCGCGCCTGGCCCGCGCCTACTGCCCCGCCGCCGCCTTCCTGCGCGCCGCCGCGCCCCCCGCGCCCCTGCTCGCGCTGCTGGCCCGCCAGCTCGTCTTCTTCGCCGGCGCGCTCTTCGCCGCGCTGCTCGTGCTCACCGTCTACGACGAGGACGTGCTCTCCGTGGAGCACGTGCTCACCGCCATGACCGCGCTCGGGATTGTGGCCACCGTGGCCAG GTCTTTCATTCCGGGTGAGCAGGGCCAAGGGCGTCCGCCGCAAATCCTGCTGCCGGCGGCCTTGGCGCACATGCACTACCTCCCGGAGGAGACCGGCCCTGCCGGCAGGACCAGCGCTTACCGGCAGATGGCGCGGCTGTTGCAATACCGAGCG GTCTCCCTCGCGGAGGAGCTGCTGTCGCCTCTCCTCACCCCACTGTTTCTGCTCTTCTGGTTTCGCCCTCGCGCCTTGGAGATTATTGACTTTTTTCGTCACTTCACTGTAGATGTGGCCGGGGTTGGGGACATCTGTTCCTTTGCTCTTATGGATGTGAAGCGCCATGGCCACCCTCAG TGGCTCTCGGAGGGAGAGACTGAGGCTTCACTGTCTGAGCGTGCCGAGGACGGGAAGACTGAGCTCTCACTGATGAGGTTCTCCCTGCTTCATCCACAATGGTGCCCCCCAGGCCACAGCTCCAAGTTCCTGGGGCACCTTCGAGGCCGGGTGCAACAAGACGCGGCCGCCTGGGGCGCCAGCTCGGTTCGCAGCACCCCCAGCCCCGGGATCCTCAGCAACTCTGCCTCCCCTCTG CAGGAGGCCTTCCCAGCCAACCTCTCGATGCAGCCCCTCGTGCCCCCCCAGGACCTGAGCCCCATAGTCCCCTGCCCAGCTGCAGCCACGGCCAGCCTCCTGGCCTCCATTTCCCGAATGACCCAGGACTCAAG CTGTGTGTCCCCAGGAGGCATTGGGGGCCAGAAGCTGGCCCAGCTCCCAGAGCTTGCGTCTGCTGAGATGAGTCTCCACGCCATTTACCTGCACCAG CTCCATTGGCGGCAGCAGCAGGAACTGTGGGGCGAGGCTTCACCCTCCTCCCTGTCCAGGCCCTGGTCCAGCCCGCCGCAGACACTCTCACCGGAGGAGGAGAAGCCATCCTGGTCCAGTGATG GCTCCAGTCCTGCTTCCAGCCCCAGACAGCAGTGGAGAACCCAGAGGACCCGGAATCTGTTCCCTGGAGGGTTTCAGGAGCCCACAGACACCCAGAAGGAGCCTGGCCAGGCCACTAGCACTGACTGA